From the genome of Arthrobacter sp. ERGS1:01:
GTGACGGGGACATAGGGAGTGGTGGGGACGGAGTCCGGGGTGGCCGCCATGACGGGGGCCGCCGCGAGCGCTACGGCTCCGAGTACGGCGACGGAAGCGGCCGCGATGGCTGTCCGCGGGCGCGCGTGAATAGGGGGCAAGGGGTCCTCCGCAAGTGATGATGCGCACCACAATGGCGTGCGCCCACGATTCTAGCCGGAGGAAGCGCGTTGCGCAGAAATATAACGGAATGCCGGGGTCTGCCACGGCGCAAAAGCGTCCGGGCATGGAAGCGGCCCCACCAGTTTATTGGGGGACAACTGGTGGGGCCACATCAATGAGAATAGGCGGCACTGGGGGCCGAGGTCAAATTGAGCCGGCGCGCCGCTAGAATTTGGTTACTTTGGCGAAGAAGAGGGGATTGACATGGAGTTGTCGGACCAGCGCGGGCCGGGTTGGGAGCCGGGCCCGAATGGCCTGAGCTTCTCCACATCCATGCCCCGCGAGCTTGTTCATCGGCGTGCAATCTCGGAGGTCTTCATCACCGACATGGCCGACGCCGGCGGGAGCCGTGTCCTGGTGGGCGCCCAATGGCCGCGGTGGCATGTCTTTTATGGTGCCGGGCCGGCGGGCGTGGACTCGGCGTTGATGGCGGAGACGCTGCGGCAGGCCGTCATCGTCTTCGCCCACCGGCGCGGCGTCCCCCTGACCCACCAGTTCCTCATGCCACACATGGCAATTTCGCTTGCCGCCGCGGAGCTCGACCCCAGGTCGCCGGCCGAGATTGTCCTGGAGCTGGACCTGCTGCGATTCTCGGGCCCTCCGGTCAACCCGACGGGATTGCTGATGGCGGCACGGTTTCTTTCGGCCGGCAAGGAGCTCGGACGCGGCGAAGCATCGGCCCGGATCCTCGGCGCGGCGGCTTATGACCGTTACCGTGCACAGCGCCCAACCGAGTCCGACGCCGGCAGCAGCGTCCCGCTCGACCCCCTGCAGGTGGGCCATGAGAGCATCCGGAACGTGGTGCTCGCGGCCGGGGCGCGTCCCCTTAGCTGGGCGCTTCGCGTGGACCAGGCGCATCCGATCTTCTTCGACCACCCGTTGGACCATGTGCCCGGGATGCTCCTCGTGGAGGCGGCTCGGCAAGCCCTGCGGGTGGCGTCGGGAATCCCCCATGCCGACTTTGCCAGTTTCAACGCCGAGTTCCGCAGCCTCGTGGAACTCGCCCACGCCGTCGAGGTCTCGGCCTCATTGGAGGGAAACGGGACCGAATCCGGTTCCGCCGGTGTCCGAATCAGCCGCGGCGGCCGGGTCTTGATGTCCCTGACGGGTGCCCTGAAGGTCCGGACATGATGGCCAAGCCGTCCTAGGGCTTCAACGTACGCATCATGAAGTCCCACATTTCCTCGATCCGCTGCAGCACGTCCTCCCGGGAGGTCAGCACGTTGGAGACCATCTGCACACCGGAGAATGAGGCCACCAGGTACCGGGCAAAGCTGGCTGGATTGATGTCCGCCGCCACGTCCTTCTCGACCTGGGCCTGGCGCAGCAGCATCTCCATGGTGTCGATCCAATCGGCATAGGGTCCCTTGACATCGCCGTCAAAGGCCGACGACTCGAAGGTCAGCCGGATCCCGGCCCGCACGACGGCGTCGTCGAGCAGTTGGTGGCCGAAAAGCCTGCACATGCCAATGATCAATTCCAAGGCCGGCAGGCCCGTGCCGGCCAGGGCCTCGGCCTTCGTGCGGACCCGAAGGTGCTGCTCGTCGATGACGGCCAGGGCAAGCTCTTCCTTCGACTTGAAGTGAAAGTAGAGCGCGCCCTTGGTTGCCGAGGCCCGTTCCGTGACATCGCCCAGGCTTGCGTTGCCGTAACCCTTCTCGTCGAAGACCAGGGCCGCGCCCTCAAGAATGGCTGTTCGGGTGGCTTTGGCACGTTGCTGCATGGTCAGCGGAGGACCTTCCCTGTGGGGCAATCGGAGATAATGTAGAGCATGTTTCCAGTGAGGGCCGCGCGCCGATGACACCAGCATCCATCCGTGGCGGGAAGAACCCCACCGTCCTGGTGCTGGGGGGATCGGGATTCATCGGCAGTCGCGTAGTGTCCTCGATTGCTGCCTCCGGAATCAAGGTTCCGCGAGTTCTTTCACGCCGGCCGGATGAGATGCCCCTCGTTCCCAACGCTATCACCGTCCGGGGCGACATCACGGAAGCGGCGAGTTTGGCGCCGGCACTGTCCGGGGTGGACACCGTGGTGCACTGCGCCGCCTACGTTGGCTCCGATCCGCAGCTGGCCCGCGAGATCAACGAGGCCGGCACGCACAACGTCATCGAGCAAAGCCGGCGGGCCGGTGTTCGCCGGATCATCTACCTGAGCACCACGGCCGTCTACGGCTCGGGGCCGCACCGCGGCGTGGACGAGGAGGCGCCGGGCTACCACCCGGCCTCAGCCGCGAGCGCCGGCCGTGCCGTCGCCGAACGGCTGGTCCTGGACGGCGGGGGTGAAGTGGTGCGGCCCAACCTCGTGGTGGGGCGCGGGGACCGGTGGGTGGTGCCGGGGCTCCTGAAGATGATGGCCTGCGACGGCGGGTGGCCGGGGGACGGCTCGGCCAACCTGTCAATCGTGACCGTGGAGGACCTCAGCGCGCTCATCGGCGGGCTGGTGCTGGCGCCCGCCAATCCCGGCCGTGCCCATCATGGCGCATATCCGGAGCCGATCACCGCCGCCGAGCTGCTGGGTGCCATCGCAGCCGCATTCAACGTGCCCGGTCCGCGGTACACAACCACGGGCAAGCGGGCCCGGGCGGCGCTTGAGCGCGCGGGGTTCAGTGCGCACCAGATCGACATGGTCACGGCCGACCATTGGTATCGGTCCGGGGGACTCTGGGAACTGGCCGGATTGACGCCTCCGGCGCCCCTGGCCGCACTCCGCAAGCTGGCGGCCGCCTACCCGGCATTGCGGCGTCCCGGGAAAGAAAATAGTTAAACGGGTCAGTTGGTTTGTTTTTGAGGCGTTGGGGCCTTACACTGGGATTGGCGGTAAACCCAGGGGTGAGGATGCGTCGCCCGCAGTCCATTGGGGGAGGTGCGGCCGTCTTTTCGACCGCACCTTGACGGACTGCCGGCATAAACAAATACACGACGCCGATGGCCCGGACTGTGATCATTCTCCAGTTCGGGCCGTGGCCATTAAGTGCCAATTCCGTTACCGCTTCAGGGCGGCCCATGCGGTTCGACTGCCCCTGGCCAACAGATCCGTCCTCATCTCCAAGGATTCGTCACCATCGTCCGCCAACAGTCTACCCAATGCGGCAAGGTCTGCGGCACTGGCGACGTCGCCGAGGGCCGTCTGGATGCGCCCCAGGAAGGCGCGGGCGTAGCGGGCGGTGAGTTCCGACGTCGAACGGGAACTGGTGGGGTAACTGCGCCGTTCGATCACGTCGAAGCCGGCCTTTTCCAGCCCGTCCTGCCAGTCCGGGTAGGAATTCCAGCCCATCCTTGCAAGGTCTGCGTGCAATCGCCCCTCAAGTCCCAATTCCGCGGCTCGATCACCGCTTGCCTCATCGGGGAGGAACCGGGGCAGGGAGTCCATTTCCAGGACCACCAGCAGGCCGCCGGGATTGAGCGCCGCGTACATCTCACGCATTGACCGTTCGGGGTCGGCAAGTTCGTGGAGTGAGGAAGCAGCCCAGATGAGGTCGGCCGCGGCAATCCCGGGCCAGGCCCCGTTGAGGTCCGCCTCGACGGTGTCCAGGCGGTCGTCCAGGCCCTGCTCCCGGGCCGCGTGCCGGGTATGGTTGAGCATTTCGGCGGAAACGTCCACGGCGACAATCCTCGCGTCCGGAAAGCGGCCGGCCAGCGCCAGTGTCCCGACGCCCGACCCGGAACCGGCATCGACCACGACGCCGGGGTTTGTCGGGGCAAGGCCGGCGGCCCATGCCGTGGCCTGGTCCAGATAGCCGCCGAGAACCGCGGCATCAAGGGTGAGTTGTTCCGCCAATCCGCTCCTGTCGTGGTCTCCATGTTCGCCGTGCGGATGGTGGCCGTGGTGGTGCGTGTGTTCGCTCATGCTTCCACGATAGCCAGCTAATGCGTTAGGGGCATATGATCTTGCGTATGACGCAAGAACTAATGACGGACGAGTTGATTCGCCAGCGCATTCGCGGGCTGCGGCTGTCCCGCGGCTGGTCGTTGGACAACCTTGCGGCGCGCTGCAAGCTCAGCGCTTCAACGCTGAGCCGCCTTGAAACCGGGCACCGCAGGATCGCGCTGGACCAGCTGGTGCCGATTGCGCGTGCCCTCGGCACAACGCTGGATGCGCTTGTCGAATCCGCGGGGACGAGGACGTGGTGATCCGGCCCGAGCCCGGACACTCGCCGGGGCTGACCACCTGGATCCTGGCTCACGAGGACGGCCTCTATGGCAAGACGGTGGCCAAGTTGCGCATCACCCCGGACCGGCCCGGCGGATCGGCGCAACTCGGAGTCCATCCCGGACGGGACTGGTTCACGGTCCTCTCCGGAATTGCCCGGCTGGAGTTGGGGGAGCGGACCATCCTGGTCCACCCCGGCGAGGTGGCCGAGTTCTCCACGATGACCCCGCATGCCATTGGCGCACACGAGGGTCCCGTGGAGATCCTGAGCATCCTCAACCACGACGGCGGCCGGGCCCACCTTCACGCGGCCGACCACGCGGCTGACTAGGACTCAGGCCTTGCCCTTCTTGTCGTCGATGATCCCACCGATCACCCCGCCGATTTCGCCGCCGAGCACTGCGCCGGCCGGTCCGCCCAGCAGGGAGCCGATTCCCGCGCCGATCGCGGCACCCGCCTGGCCGTAACTTTGCCGGGCCATCGTGACGGTGGTGGTGCCGTCGTCGCCCTCCGACAGTTCAAAGGACCCGACGGCCGCTGCGGCGATGACGAGGGCAACGGGGCTGACATGCGTGCCTGCCAGCATCTTGGCGTGAATTTTCCGTGATTCAAAGTAGGCCCGTTGCGCATCGCCGCGCGGTTCGCCCGCCTCGAAGCCGGTTTTGTACAGGGAGAGGAGGGTCTCGGCCTCCTCGACCGTGATCAGCTCCGCCGCCGTGAGCCTGGCAAGGATGGCCCGCTGTTCGCTGACGAAGTCACCCTTGTTTTCCGCCATGATCCGGCGTGTTTCAACCCGGGCCGCATTCATCAAATCCGACAAACCGGTCCCAGTCCCAGAAGATATTTCCATCGTGCGCCTCCCAGTCGAATGTGGTTATATCATTTTACGGCGCAAACCGCCACTTATTACAGGCTTTTGGGGCAAAGTTCCGGCCGCAAAAAAATCATTGGCACGTATGTCGATCCGTGCCCACGCCGTTCGACCTAGAGTTGGGAAGGTCGAAGAGCGGACTTCCACAAACCAAGGAGTACACAATGGCCAAGTACATGATGATCTGGCGACCCAGCGATGCCTCCCAGGCTGCTTTTGCCGACGTCGACTTCACCGAGATCATGAACGCAATGGGCAAGTTCAACGATGAACTGATCCGCGCCGGGGTCCTGCTGGCCGCCGAGGGTCTGTCAGATCCGGCGGAGGGCGTCGTCGTCGACTTCACGGGTGACACCCCCGTGGTGACCGACGGCCCCTACGGGGAGACCAAGGAGCTGTTCAACGGCTACTACATCCTGGATGTCGCCACGATCCAGGAGGCCGTCGAGTGGGCCAAGCGGGCGCCGTACATGCAGGGCAGCAAGGCGGAGATCCGCCGCGTCCCCACAATCGACGAGTTTCCCCAGGACAACGAGTGGATCCAGAAGGAACGCGCCTGGCGTGAACAGACCGGCCAGCTCTGACCCCCATGGGCACGAGTGAGGCAAGAGGCGCCGTCGAGGCGGTCTGGCGGATGGAGTCCGCCCGCGTCGTCGGCGCCCTGGCCCGCTACACGGGCGACTTCGCTCTGGCCGAGGATCTCGCCCAGGAGGCCGTTGCCGAGGCACTCGTCTCCTGGGCTGTCAACGGCGTGCCCGCCGAGCCGGTGGGCTGGCTGCTGACGGTGGGCCGCCGCCGGGCCATCGACGCGTTCAGGCGCAGGTCGGCACGCGAGGAACGTTACGCGGTGCTGGCCCGCACACTTGACGAGCAGGTGCCGGGAGCCGACGCCCTGTTCAATCCCGACGCGGTCGACGACGACGTGCTGGCCCTGATGTTCATCTCCTGCCACCCCGTGTTGTCGAAGGAAGCCCGGATCGCCCTGACATTGCGCGTGGTGGGCGGCCTGGGCAGCGCCGAGATCGCCAAGGCGTTCCTGGTGCCGGCACCCACCATCCAGGCCCGCATTACCCGGGCCAAAAAGACCCTGGCCGCGGCCCACATCCCGTTTGGCCTGCCCGAGGCGCCCGAACTGGCGGCCCGGCTGGGGTCGGTGCTCCACGTGGTCTACTTGATCTTTTCCGAGGGGTCCTATGCCTCCGGCGGGGACGACTGGATCCGGAAGGACCTGGCGTTCGAGGCCCTCCGCCTGGCGCGCGTGCTGGTGCGCCTCGCGCCCGAGCCGGAGGTTTTCGGCCTCCTCGCCCTCATGGAGCTCACGGCAGCCAGGTTCCCCGCACGCCTCGACTCCGGGAACCGGCCGGTGCTTTTGGAGGACCAGGACCGGCGGCTCTGGGACCAATCGGCGATCCGCCGGGGGCGCGCCGCCCTGGCCCGTGACGTCGCCGCCGGGCGGGGCCTTGGTTACTACGGGCTTCAGGCGTCAATCGCCGAGTGCCACGCCGTGGCCCGGAGGGCGGAGGCCACCGACTGGCCAAGGATCGTCATCCTCTACGAAGCACTGGGCCGTTTGACGCCGTCGGCTGTCATTGAAATCAACCGGGCGGTGGCGGTGGCCATGGCGTCGGGCCCGGCCGCGGGTTTGGAGCTGGTGGACGCGATCGCCGCGCGGGGAGAATTGGCCGGTTCGCACCTGCTTCCTTCGATCCGCGGCGAGTTGTTGAGCCGTTTGGGCCGCCGAATGGAAGCCCGGGCCGCGCTCCTGCAGGCGATTGGCCTGTGCGGCAATGCCGCCGAACGTGCCGCGCTGGAACGTAAGGCCGACGACATCGGCGGGGATCCGTAAAACCCCTGAAGATGGGGCAGATGCCCCATGTTTCCCCACCCCCTGCGGACCTATGATCGGTGCATGACGCCGAGGAGGCCGAGATGCACACACCAGCCACAGCGATTTGCCGAACACGTCCCGGACCATGCAGGGTTTCGCGAAGAGCCACCGGAAGGCCCGGTGGAACGGTTTTCCGGGTACGGCGTGCTGGGCGTGCCGTTCAGCTCCGGCCACTACCTGGCGTTCCGGCATTTTCCCGCAAGCTCCATCGGCCCGGGGTATAGGGCCCTCTGGCTGCGCCGGCCCAACGGTGAATGGACCGTCTACGCGGATGCGCCGCCGGAGTTGAGCTGCGCACGATACTTCGGTGAGGCTCTGGCGCAGGCCATGACGGCTGATGTCACCATCACGTGGGACGGGCCTGCCGCCGCCACGATCGAGGTGCCCGGAATCGTGCAGTGGCGGCTCGGGCTGGCGGCGACCCCTGCGACAAGGATGATGGGCGCCCTGGCCCGCCATCTGGCCCCCGGAATGTGGCGCGAAGACCGGGTCCTGCGTTCGATGGGTGCCCTGGCCGGACCGTTCCTGCGGATCGGCAAGGCGAGCTTCTCCGGGGCCGTCCCCAACGGCCAAAGCTTCCAGGCACAACCGCTGCGCGTGTGGCTGGTCCGTACGGCGACCGCGACGGTCGACGGCGCCGATGCCGGCACGCCCGCACCGGCCGGCCGGGCTCGGATGGAAAGGACTACTGGCCATGAGCATCATCGAAACCACGCCCGAGCCTGCGGCGAGCGGGAGGACCGCCGAAATCTATGCGGCGGACAGGAGGGCCTTGGGCTATGTGCCCAGCCACACGCGGGCGCTGGCCATGAACCCGGAGGCGTTTGACGCCTGGAAGGCCCTCCAACAAACCATCGCCGATTCCCTGGGGCCGCGTGCCTTTGAGCTGGTCACGCTGGCCGCGGCCCAGGGCATTGGCTCGGCACACTGCCGGCTCGCGCACGGCAAGAAGTCCTTGCGGATCATGACGGAGGCCGAGCTCGTGCCCGTAGCCCGGAACTACCACGACGCCGGACTGCCCGCCGCGGAGGTTGCCATGATGGAGTTCACCGAAAAGCTCAGCACGGACTCCTCGGCCATGACCGACGCCGACAGCCTGCGCCTGCGCCGTGCGGGATTCAGTGACAGGGAAATCGTGGACATCGCCTTGGCTGCGGCCGCCCGCAACTACCTGAGCCGGATCTTGCAGGCGCTGGCAATCGACGTGGACGTTCCTCCGGGACTTGGTGAAACACTCCGCAACGCCCTGCTGGAACCCCTTGCCTCGAGGCAATCCGTTCCCTCCGCGGCCCCTCCCGGGTGAGGCTGACGGGGCCGGTCCTATACTGGGAATTGTGGCGGAACCATCGGCGGGTTCGAGGCGTGC
Proteins encoded in this window:
- a CDS encoding ScbA/BarX family gamma-butyrolactone biosynthesis protein, with the protein product MELSDQRGPGWEPGPNGLSFSTSMPRELVHRRAISEVFITDMADAGGSRVLVGAQWPRWHVFYGAGPAGVDSALMAETLRQAVIVFAHRRGVPLTHQFLMPHMAISLAAAELDPRSPAEIVLELDLLRFSGPPVNPTGLLMAARFLSAGKELGRGEASARILGAAAYDRYRAQRPTESDAGSSVPLDPLQVGHESIRNVVLAAGARPLSWALRVDQAHPIFFDHPLDHVPGMLLVEAARQALRVASGIPHADFASFNAEFRSLVELAHAVEVSASLEGNGTESGSAGVRISRGGRVLMSLTGALKVRT
- a CDS encoding ScbR family autoregulator-binding transcription factor, which translates into the protein MQQRAKATRTAILEGAALVFDEKGYGNASLGDVTERASATKGALYFHFKSKEELALAVIDEQHLRVRTKAEALAGTGLPALELIIGMCRLFGHQLLDDAVVRAGIRLTFESSAFDGDVKGPYADWIDTMEMLLRQAQVEKDVAADINPASFARYLVASFSGVQMVSNVLTSREDVLQRIEEMWDFMMRTLKP
- a CDS encoding NAD-dependent epimerase/dehydratase family protein, whose protein sequence is MTPASIRGGKNPTVLVLGGSGFIGSRVVSSIAASGIKVPRVLSRRPDEMPLVPNAITVRGDITEAASLAPALSGVDTVVHCAAYVGSDPQLAREINEAGTHNVIEQSRRAGVRRIIYLSTTAVYGSGPHRGVDEEAPGYHPASAASAGRAVAERLVLDGGGEVVRPNLVVGRGDRWVVPGLLKMMACDGGWPGDGSANLSIVTVEDLSALIGGLVLAPANPGRAHHGAYPEPITAAELLGAIAAAFNVPGPRYTTTGKRARAALERAGFSAHQIDMVTADHWYRSGGLWELAGLTPPAPLAALRKLAAAYPALRRPGKENS
- a CDS encoding class I SAM-dependent methyltransferase — its product is MSEHTHHHGHHPHGEHGDHDRSGLAEQLTLDAAVLGGYLDQATAWAAGLAPTNPGVVVDAGSGSGVGTLALAGRFPDARIVAVDVSAEMLNHTRHAAREQGLDDRLDTVEADLNGAWPGIAAADLIWAASSLHELADPERSMREMYAALNPGGLLVVLEMDSLPRFLPDEASGDRAAELGLEGRLHADLARMGWNSYPDWQDGLEKAGFDVIERRSYPTSSRSTSELTARYARAFLGRIQTALGDVASAADLAALGRLLADDGDESLEMRTDLLARGSRTAWAALKR
- a CDS encoding helix-turn-helix domain-containing protein, translating into MTQELMTDELIRQRIRGLRLSRGWSLDNLAARCKLSASTLSRLETGHRRIALDQLVPIARALGTTLDALVESAGTRTW
- a CDS encoding cupin domain-containing protein — its product is MIRPEPGHSPGLTTWILAHEDGLYGKTVAKLRITPDRPGGSAQLGVHPGRDWFTVLSGIARLELGERTILVHPGEVAEFSTMTPHAIGAHEGPVEILSILNHDGGRAHLHAADHAAD
- a CDS encoding YciI family protein; the protein is MAKYMMIWRPSDASQAAFADVDFTEIMNAMGKFNDELIRAGVLLAAEGLSDPAEGVVVDFTGDTPVVTDGPYGETKELFNGYYILDVATIQEAVEWAKRAPYMQGSKAEIRRVPTIDEFPQDNEWIQKERAWREQTGQL
- a CDS encoding RNA polymerase sigma factor; the protein is MGTSEARGAVEAVWRMESARVVGALARYTGDFALAEDLAQEAVAEALVSWAVNGVPAEPVGWLLTVGRRRAIDAFRRRSAREERYAVLARTLDEQVPGADALFNPDAVDDDVLALMFISCHPVLSKEARIALTLRVVGGLGSAEIAKAFLVPAPTIQARITRAKKTLAAAHIPFGLPEAPELAARLGSVLHVVYLIFSEGSYASGGDDWIRKDLAFEALRLARVLVRLAPEPEVFGLLALMELTAARFPARLDSGNRPVLLEDQDRRLWDQSAIRRGRAALARDVAAGRGLGYYGLQASIAECHAVARRAEATDWPRIVILYEALGRLTPSAVIEINRAVAVAMASGPAAGLELVDAIAARGELAGSHLLPSIRGELLSRLGRRMEARAALLQAIGLCGNAAERAALERKADDIGGDP
- a CDS encoding carboxymuconolactone decarboxylase family protein; this encodes MPSHTRALAMNPEAFDAWKALQQTIADSLGPRAFELVTLAAAQGIGSAHCRLAHGKKSLRIMTEAELVPVARNYHDAGLPAAEVAMMEFTEKLSTDSSAMTDADSLRLRRAGFSDREIVDIALAAAARNYLSRILQALAIDVDVPPGLGETLRNALLEPLASRQSVPSAAPPG